In the genome of Augochlora pura isolate Apur16 chromosome 8, APUR_v2.2.1, whole genome shotgun sequence, one region contains:
- the Sarm gene encoding sterile alpha and armadillo motif isoform X3 → MSVDRGLNMLHKHRRSSLSSLLHRKERAEFLKSMSEFPVEGGESGDMHSVMENFQKNNIVTGRSHVTHHPQVTTSSQMLTTNQSQSSSSSSSRVAKSSQRILTSSSSSEMKATSMKNDLRELKRGISEMKNNISTNFSQRLRNSMENLVDRDGSGPEETDLTEPLVTFPDPDTPPPSTGTVTLTGGSPSQLSSLNSLNNLHNMSPPISMTNISNMTNLPAGQETMKFEQKKMTSASKTKVVTDGFSAEKATANSAEMRALQTGDVSYKEQSAATAARARVELDGVSAEKSVAAAREQRSLKAGDLSHQESNNMAASTMKLQSDSFSSEKKAMAAQQQRQTVTSTGIFNHEKHMASSSQSSITIASKGVTSKSSMITAANAVNQLMNGMRLAEDELLSLPLDDLDLLCSKSNPQDVDRAISKYCSFLDSFVERLKADDGKNGKAPLLLNRVNEIIRKAWAVPTHGHELGYTLCNTLRTRGGLDLLMSNCVASDQELQFSSARLLEQCLTTENREHVVEHGLEKVVNVACVCTKNANSVDHSRVGTGILEHLFKHSEGTCSDVIGLGGLDAVLFECRKNDVETLRHCAGALANLSLYGGAENQEAMIKRKVPMWLFPLAFHNDDNIKYYACLAIAVLVANKEIEAAVLKSGTLDLVEPFVTSHNPYEFAKSNLAHAHGQSKNWLERLVPVLSSKREEARNLAAFHFCMEAGIKKQQGNTEIFRAIGAIEPLKKVASCPNAIASKYAAQALRLIGEEIPHKLSQQVPLWSTEDVREWVKQIGFAECAQNFVDSRVDGDLLLQLTEENLKEDIGLTNGIRRRRFTRELQNLKKMADYSSRDTGNLNNFLQSIGQEFSIYTYSMLNAGVDKDSIRNLSEDQLLTECGIANSIHRLRILDAIKNMQHNQLGSSEDESPDKSLDVFVSYRRSNGSQLASLLKVHLQLRGFSVFIDVERLEAGKFDNNLLQSIRQAKHFLLVLTPKALERCIQDTECKDWVHREIVAALQSQCNIIPIIDNFQWPEPEELPDDMRAVCHFNGVRWIHDYQDACVDKLERFMRGEIPVKSDMSGIPRTIASKDVTQPNTPCNTNMRQSPNYQRMHSNESRGSDKDSTGGRD, encoded by the exons ATGAGCGTGGACAGGGGCTTGAACATGCTGCACAAGCATCGCAGGAGCTCTCTGAGCAGCCTGCTGCACCGAAAGGAGAGAGCCGAGTTCCTGAAATCT atGTCGGAGTTCCCAGTGGAGGGAGGGGAAAGCGGTGACATGCATTCTGTCATGGAGAACTTCCAGAAGAACAACATCGTGACTGGCAGAAGTCATGTCACGCATCATCCGCAGGTCACCACGTCGTCGCAG ATGCTGACGACGAACCAGAGCcagagcagcagcagcagctcgAGCAGGGTGGCCAAGTCCTCGCAGAGGATTCTTACCTCGTCCTCGTCGAGTGAGATGAAAGCTACCTCTATGAAGAACGACCTCAGGGAATTGAAGCGCGGCATATCCGAGATGAAGAACAACATCTCCACCAACTTTTCGCAGCGGTTGCGCAACAGCATGGAGAACCTCGTTGACAG GGATGGGAGCGGACCGGAAGAAACGGATTTGACGGAGCCATTGGTCACGTTCCCTGATCCTGACACGCCACCCCCTTCGACAGGCACGGTTACTTTGACCGGAGGATCGCCCTCCCAGCTGAGCTCTCTGAACTCGCTGAACAACCTTCACAACATGAGCCCGCCGATCAGTATGACGAACATCTCGAACATGACCAATCTGCCTGCTGGACAGGAGACGATGAAGTTCGAGCAGAAGAAGATGACCTCTGCTTCAAAAACTAAG GTTGTCACCGACGGATTCAGCGCCGAGAAAGCGACCGCGAACAGTGCCGAAATGAGAGCCCTGCAGACGGGAGACGTCTCGTACAAGGAACAAAGCGCCGCGACGGCGGCCAGAGCGAGGGTGGAACTCGACGGCGTATCGGCGGAAAAAAGCGTCGCTGCTGCAAGG GAGCAGAGAAGCCTGAAGGCTGGCGATCTTTCGCACCAGGAGAGCAACAACATGGCGGCGTCCACCATGAAGCTGCAGAGCGACTCCTTCAGCTCCGAAAAA AAAGCCATGGCGGCGCAGCAGCAGCGTCAAACAGTAACCTCCACGGGGATCTTCAACCACGAGAAGCACATGGCGTCCAGCTCGCAGTCCAGCATCACGATAGCCTCGAAGGGAGTGACCTCGAAGTCCTCGATGATCACCGCAGCAAACGCGGTGAACCAGTTGATGAACGGGATGAGGCTAGCGGAAGACGAACTACTGTCGTTGCCTCTGGACGACCTGGACCTTCTCTGTTCGAAGTCGAACCCCCAGGACGTGGACAGAGCGATCTCGAAGTACTGCAGCTTCTTGGACAGTTTCGTGGAGCGATTGAAGGCGGACGACGGGAAGAACGGAAAGGCCCCGTTGCTGTTGAACAGGGTGAACGAAATCATCAGGAAAGCTTGGGCGGTGCCGACGCACGGCCACGAGCTGGGCTACACGCTCTGCAACACGTTGAGAACCAGAGGCGGCCTGGACTTGTTGATGTCGAACTGCGTGGCGAGCGACCAAGAACTGCAATTTTCTTCCGCGAGGCTGCTGGAGCAGTGCTTGACCACCGAGAACAGAGAACACGTGGTCGAGCACGGCCTGGAGAAGGTGGTGAACGTAGCCTGCGTGTGCACCAAGAACGCGAACTCGGTGGACCACTCGAGAGTCGGCACCGGGATCTTGGAGCATCTGTTCAAGCACAGCGAGGGCACCTGCAGCGACGTAATAGGATTGGGCGGGTTGGACGCGGTCCTCTTCGAATGTAGAAAGAACGACGTGGAGACGTTGAGGCACTGCGCCGGCGCTCTGGCGAATCTGTCGCTGTACGGAGGCGCGGAGAACCAGGAGGCGATGATCAAGAGGAAGGTTCCCATGTGGCTGTTCCCTCTCGCGTTCCACAACGACGACAATATCAAGTACTACGCCTGTCTAGCTATCGCCGTGTTGGTAGCCAACAAAGAGATCGAGGCAGCTGTACTGAAGTCGGGCACCTTGGACCTGGTAGAGCCTTTTGTCACCTCGCACAATCCCTACGAGTTTGCTAAGTCGAATCTCGCGCACGCCCATGGCCAAAGCAAGAATTGGCTAGAGAGGCTGGTGCCGGTGCTCAGCTCGAAGCGAGAGGAAGCGAGAAACCTGGCGGCTTTCCATTTCTGCATGGAAGCCGGGATTAAGAAGCAGCAAGGGAATACAGAGATCTTCCGGGCGATCGGTGCCATAGAGCCATTGAAGAAGGTCGCCAGCTGCCCGAACGCTATTGCGTCCAAGTACGCGGCGCAGGCGCTGCGACTGATCGGAGAGGAGATCCCGCATAAGCTGAGCCAGCAGGTTCCCCTCTGGTCCACCGAGGACGTCAGGGAATGGGTGAAGCAGATTGGGTTCGCCGAGTGTGCGCAAAACTTTGTCGACAGCCGGGTCGACGGTGATCTTCTGCTGCAATTGACCGAGGAGAATCTCAAGGAGGACATAGGGCTCACGAACGGCATCAGGAGGAGACGGTTCACCAGGGAGCTGCAGAACCTGAAGAAGATGGCGGACTACAGCAGCCGGGACACCGGCAATCTGAACAATTTCCTCCAGTCTATTGGTCAAGAGTTCTCCATCTACACGTACAGCATGCTCAACGCCGGCGTTGACAAGGACTCCATCAGGAATCTGTCCGAGGATCAGTTGCTGACGGAGTGCGGCATCGCGAACAGTATTCATCGTCTAAGGATACTGGACGCCATTAAAAATATGCAACACAATCAGCTAGGCTCGTCCGAGGATGAATCGCCCGATAAATCGTTGGACGTGTTCGTTAGCTACAGGAGATCGAACGGGTCCCAGTTGGCTAGCTTGTTGAAGGTGCATCTGCAGCTGAGAGGCTTCTCTGTGTTCATCGACGTCGAGAGGCTGGAAGCCGGCAAGTTCGACAACAACTTGCTGCAGAGCATCAGACAGGCGAAACACTTCCTCCTTGTGCTGACGCCCAAGGCTTTGGAAAGGTGTATACAGGACACCGAGTGCAAAGACTGGGTCCATAGG GAAATTGTTGCAGCGCTTCAGTcgcaatgtaatataatacccATCATAGACAATTTCCAATGGCCGGAACCCGAGGAACTCCCTGACGACATGCGCGCAGTTTGCCATTTCAACGGTGTGCGTTGGATCCACGATTACCAAGATGCCTGCGTAGACAAACTTGAAAG GTTTATGCGAGGCGAGATACCAGTTAAGTCGGATATGTCGGGAATTCCTAGAACGATCGCGTCGAAAGACGTGACCCAGCCGAACACACCGTGCAACACGAACATGCGACAGTCCCCTAATTATCAACGAATGCACAGCAACGAGAGCAGGGGCAGCGACAAAGATTCGACAGGTGGGCGGGATTGA
- the Sarm gene encoding sterile alpha and armadillo motif isoform X7, with protein MMSEFPVEGGESGDMHSVMENFQKNNIVTGRSHVTHHPQVTTSSQMLTTNQSQSSSSSSSRVAKSSQRILTSSSSSEMKATSMKNDLRELKRGISEMKNNISTNFSQRLRNSMENLVDRDGSGPEETDLTEPLVTFPDPDTPPPSTGTVTLTGGSPSQLSSLNSLNNLHNMSPPISMTNISNMTNLPAGQETMKFEQKKMTSASKTKVVTDGFSAEKATANSAEMRALQTGDVSYKEQSAATAARARVELDGVSAEKSVAAAREQRSLKAGDLSHQESNNMAASTMKLQSDSFSSEKKAMAAQQQRQTVTSTGIFNHEKHMASSSQSSITIASKGVTSKSSMITAANAVNQLMNGMRLAEDELLSLPLDDLDLLCSKSNPQDVDRAISKYCSFLDSFVERLKADDGKNGKAPLLLNRVNEIIRKAWAVPTHGHELGYTLCNTLRTRGGLDLLMSNCVASDQELQFSSARLLEQCLTTENREHVVEHGLEKVVNVACVCTKNANSVDHSRVGTGILEHLFKHSEGTCSDVIGLGGLDAVLFECRKNDVETLRHCAGALANLSLYGGAENQEAMIKRKVPMWLFPLAFHNDDNIKYYACLAIAVLVANKEIEAAVLKSGTLDLVEPFVTSHNPYEFAKSNLAHAHGQSKNWLERLVPVLSSKREEARNLAAFHFCMEAGIKKQQGNTEIFRAIGAIEPLKKVASCPNAIASKYAAQALRLIGEEIPHKLSQQVPLWSTEDVREWVKQIGFAECAQNFVDSRVDGDLLLQLTEENLKEDIGLTNGIRRRRFTRELQNLKKMADYSSRDTGNLNNFLQSIGQEFSIYTYSMLNAGVDKDSIRNLSEDQLLTECGIANSIHRLRILDAIKNMQHNQLGSSEDESPDKSLDVFVSYRRSNGSQLASLLKVHLQLRGFSVFIDVERLEAGKFDNNLLQSIRQAKHFLLVLTPKALERCIQDTECKDWVHREIVAALQSQCNIIPIIDNFQWPEPEELPDDMRAVCHFNGVRWIHDYQDACVDKLERFMRGEIPVKSDMSGIPRTIASKDVTQPNTPCNTNMRQSPNYQRMHSNESRGSDKDSTGGRD; from the exons ATG atGTCGGAGTTCCCAGTGGAGGGAGGGGAAAGCGGTGACATGCATTCTGTCATGGAGAACTTCCAGAAGAACAACATCGTGACTGGCAGAAGTCATGTCACGCATCATCCGCAGGTCACCACGTCGTCGCAG ATGCTGACGACGAACCAGAGCcagagcagcagcagcagctcgAGCAGGGTGGCCAAGTCCTCGCAGAGGATTCTTACCTCGTCCTCGTCGAGTGAGATGAAAGCTACCTCTATGAAGAACGACCTCAGGGAATTGAAGCGCGGCATATCCGAGATGAAGAACAACATCTCCACCAACTTTTCGCAGCGGTTGCGCAACAGCATGGAGAACCTCGTTGACAG GGATGGGAGCGGACCGGAAGAAACGGATTTGACGGAGCCATTGGTCACGTTCCCTGATCCTGACACGCCACCCCCTTCGACAGGCACGGTTACTTTGACCGGAGGATCGCCCTCCCAGCTGAGCTCTCTGAACTCGCTGAACAACCTTCACAACATGAGCCCGCCGATCAGTATGACGAACATCTCGAACATGACCAATCTGCCTGCTGGACAGGAGACGATGAAGTTCGAGCAGAAGAAGATGACCTCTGCTTCAAAAACTAAG GTTGTCACCGACGGATTCAGCGCCGAGAAAGCGACCGCGAACAGTGCCGAAATGAGAGCCCTGCAGACGGGAGACGTCTCGTACAAGGAACAAAGCGCCGCGACGGCGGCCAGAGCGAGGGTGGAACTCGACGGCGTATCGGCGGAAAAAAGCGTCGCTGCTGCAAGG GAGCAGAGAAGCCTGAAGGCTGGCGATCTTTCGCACCAGGAGAGCAACAACATGGCGGCGTCCACCATGAAGCTGCAGAGCGACTCCTTCAGCTCCGAAAAA AAAGCCATGGCGGCGCAGCAGCAGCGTCAAACAGTAACCTCCACGGGGATCTTCAACCACGAGAAGCACATGGCGTCCAGCTCGCAGTCCAGCATCACGATAGCCTCGAAGGGAGTGACCTCGAAGTCCTCGATGATCACCGCAGCAAACGCGGTGAACCAGTTGATGAACGGGATGAGGCTAGCGGAAGACGAACTACTGTCGTTGCCTCTGGACGACCTGGACCTTCTCTGTTCGAAGTCGAACCCCCAGGACGTGGACAGAGCGATCTCGAAGTACTGCAGCTTCTTGGACAGTTTCGTGGAGCGATTGAAGGCGGACGACGGGAAGAACGGAAAGGCCCCGTTGCTGTTGAACAGGGTGAACGAAATCATCAGGAAAGCTTGGGCGGTGCCGACGCACGGCCACGAGCTGGGCTACACGCTCTGCAACACGTTGAGAACCAGAGGCGGCCTGGACTTGTTGATGTCGAACTGCGTGGCGAGCGACCAAGAACTGCAATTTTCTTCCGCGAGGCTGCTGGAGCAGTGCTTGACCACCGAGAACAGAGAACACGTGGTCGAGCACGGCCTGGAGAAGGTGGTGAACGTAGCCTGCGTGTGCACCAAGAACGCGAACTCGGTGGACCACTCGAGAGTCGGCACCGGGATCTTGGAGCATCTGTTCAAGCACAGCGAGGGCACCTGCAGCGACGTAATAGGATTGGGCGGGTTGGACGCGGTCCTCTTCGAATGTAGAAAGAACGACGTGGAGACGTTGAGGCACTGCGCCGGCGCTCTGGCGAATCTGTCGCTGTACGGAGGCGCGGAGAACCAGGAGGCGATGATCAAGAGGAAGGTTCCCATGTGGCTGTTCCCTCTCGCGTTCCACAACGACGACAATATCAAGTACTACGCCTGTCTAGCTATCGCCGTGTTGGTAGCCAACAAAGAGATCGAGGCAGCTGTACTGAAGTCGGGCACCTTGGACCTGGTAGAGCCTTTTGTCACCTCGCACAATCCCTACGAGTTTGCTAAGTCGAATCTCGCGCACGCCCATGGCCAAAGCAAGAATTGGCTAGAGAGGCTGGTGCCGGTGCTCAGCTCGAAGCGAGAGGAAGCGAGAAACCTGGCGGCTTTCCATTTCTGCATGGAAGCCGGGATTAAGAAGCAGCAAGGGAATACAGAGATCTTCCGGGCGATCGGTGCCATAGAGCCATTGAAGAAGGTCGCCAGCTGCCCGAACGCTATTGCGTCCAAGTACGCGGCGCAGGCGCTGCGACTGATCGGAGAGGAGATCCCGCATAAGCTGAGCCAGCAGGTTCCCCTCTGGTCCACCGAGGACGTCAGGGAATGGGTGAAGCAGATTGGGTTCGCCGAGTGTGCGCAAAACTTTGTCGACAGCCGGGTCGACGGTGATCTTCTGCTGCAATTGACCGAGGAGAATCTCAAGGAGGACATAGGGCTCACGAACGGCATCAGGAGGAGACGGTTCACCAGGGAGCTGCAGAACCTGAAGAAGATGGCGGACTACAGCAGCCGGGACACCGGCAATCTGAACAATTTCCTCCAGTCTATTGGTCAAGAGTTCTCCATCTACACGTACAGCATGCTCAACGCCGGCGTTGACAAGGACTCCATCAGGAATCTGTCCGAGGATCAGTTGCTGACGGAGTGCGGCATCGCGAACAGTATTCATCGTCTAAGGATACTGGACGCCATTAAAAATATGCAACACAATCAGCTAGGCTCGTCCGAGGATGAATCGCCCGATAAATCGTTGGACGTGTTCGTTAGCTACAGGAGATCGAACGGGTCCCAGTTGGCTAGCTTGTTGAAGGTGCATCTGCAGCTGAGAGGCTTCTCTGTGTTCATCGACGTCGAGAGGCTGGAAGCCGGCAAGTTCGACAACAACTTGCTGCAGAGCATCAGACAGGCGAAACACTTCCTCCTTGTGCTGACGCCCAAGGCTTTGGAAAGGTGTATACAGGACACCGAGTGCAAAGACTGGGTCCATAGG GAAATTGTTGCAGCGCTTCAGTcgcaatgtaatataatacccATCATAGACAATTTCCAATGGCCGGAACCCGAGGAACTCCCTGACGACATGCGCGCAGTTTGCCATTTCAACGGTGTGCGTTGGATCCACGATTACCAAGATGCCTGCGTAGACAAACTTGAAAG GTTTATGCGAGGCGAGATACCAGTTAAGTCGGATATGTCGGGAATTCCTAGAACGATCGCGTCGAAAGACGTGACCCAGCCGAACACACCGTGCAACACGAACATGCGACAGTCCCCTAATTATCAACGAATGCACAGCAACGAGAGCAGGGGCAGCGACAAAGATTCGACAGGTGGGCGGGATTGA
- the Sarm gene encoding sterile alpha and armadillo motif isoform X6, with translation MGNVPSCCPHRKKMSEFPVEGGESGDMHSVMENFQKNNIVTGRSHVTHHPQVTTSSQMLTTNQSQSSSSSSSRVAKSSQRILTSSSSSEMKATSMKNDLRELKRGISEMKNNISTNFSQRLRNSMENLVDRDGSGPEETDLTEPLVTFPDPDTPPPSTGTVTLTGGSPSQLSSLNSLNNLHNMSPPISMTNISNMTNLPAGQETMKFEQKKMTSASKTKVVTDGFSAEKATANSAEMRALQTGDVSYKEQSAATAARARVELDGVSAEKSVAAAREQRSLKAGDLSHQESNNMAASTMKLQSDSFSSEKKAMAAQQQRQTVTSTGIFNHEKHMASSSQSSITIASKGVTSKSSMITAANAVNQLMNGMRLAEDELLSLPLDDLDLLCSKSNPQDVDRAISKYCSFLDSFVERLKADDGKNGKAPLLLNRVNEIIRKAWAVPTHGHELGYTLCNTLRTRGGLDLLMSNCVASDQELQFSSARLLEQCLTTENREHVVEHGLEKVVNVACVCTKNANSVDHSRVGTGILEHLFKHSEGTCSDVIGLGGLDAVLFECRKNDVETLRHCAGALANLSLYGGAENQEAMIKRKVPMWLFPLAFHNDDNIKYYACLAIAVLVANKEIEAAVLKSGTLDLVEPFVTSHNPYEFAKSNLAHAHGQSKNWLERLVPVLSSKREEARNLAAFHFCMEAGIKKQQGNTEIFRAIGAIEPLKKVASCPNAIASKYAAQALRLIGEEIPHKLSQQVPLWSTEDVREWVKQIGFAECAQNFVDSRVDGDLLLQLTEENLKEDIGLTNGIRRRRFTRELQNLKKMADYSSRDTGNLNNFLQSIGQEFSIYTYSMLNAGVDKDSIRNLSEDQLLTECGIANSIHRLRILDAIKNMQHNQLGSSEDESPDKSLDVFVSYRRSNGSQLASLLKVHLQLRGFSVFIDVERLEAGKFDNNLLQSIRQAKHFLLVLTPKALERCIQDTECKDWVHREIVAALQSQCNIIPIIDNFQWPEPEELPDDMRAVCHFNGVRWIHDYQDACVDKLERFMRGEIPVKSDMSGIPRTIASKDVTQPNTPCNTNMRQSPNYQRMHSNESRGSDKDSTGGRD, from the exons atGTCGGAGTTCCCAGTGGAGGGAGGGGAAAGCGGTGACATGCATTCTGTCATGGAGAACTTCCAGAAGAACAACATCGTGACTGGCAGAAGTCATGTCACGCATCATCCGCAGGTCACCACGTCGTCGCAG ATGCTGACGACGAACCAGAGCcagagcagcagcagcagctcgAGCAGGGTGGCCAAGTCCTCGCAGAGGATTCTTACCTCGTCCTCGTCGAGTGAGATGAAAGCTACCTCTATGAAGAACGACCTCAGGGAATTGAAGCGCGGCATATCCGAGATGAAGAACAACATCTCCACCAACTTTTCGCAGCGGTTGCGCAACAGCATGGAGAACCTCGTTGACAG GGATGGGAGCGGACCGGAAGAAACGGATTTGACGGAGCCATTGGTCACGTTCCCTGATCCTGACACGCCACCCCCTTCGACAGGCACGGTTACTTTGACCGGAGGATCGCCCTCCCAGCTGAGCTCTCTGAACTCGCTGAACAACCTTCACAACATGAGCCCGCCGATCAGTATGACGAACATCTCGAACATGACCAATCTGCCTGCTGGACAGGAGACGATGAAGTTCGAGCAGAAGAAGATGACCTCTGCTTCAAAAACTAAG GTTGTCACCGACGGATTCAGCGCCGAGAAAGCGACCGCGAACAGTGCCGAAATGAGAGCCCTGCAGACGGGAGACGTCTCGTACAAGGAACAAAGCGCCGCGACGGCGGCCAGAGCGAGGGTGGAACTCGACGGCGTATCGGCGGAAAAAAGCGTCGCTGCTGCAAGG GAGCAGAGAAGCCTGAAGGCTGGCGATCTTTCGCACCAGGAGAGCAACAACATGGCGGCGTCCACCATGAAGCTGCAGAGCGACTCCTTCAGCTCCGAAAAA AAAGCCATGGCGGCGCAGCAGCAGCGTCAAACAGTAACCTCCACGGGGATCTTCAACCACGAGAAGCACATGGCGTCCAGCTCGCAGTCCAGCATCACGATAGCCTCGAAGGGAGTGACCTCGAAGTCCTCGATGATCACCGCAGCAAACGCGGTGAACCAGTTGATGAACGGGATGAGGCTAGCGGAAGACGAACTACTGTCGTTGCCTCTGGACGACCTGGACCTTCTCTGTTCGAAGTCGAACCCCCAGGACGTGGACAGAGCGATCTCGAAGTACTGCAGCTTCTTGGACAGTTTCGTGGAGCGATTGAAGGCGGACGACGGGAAGAACGGAAAGGCCCCGTTGCTGTTGAACAGGGTGAACGAAATCATCAGGAAAGCTTGGGCGGTGCCGACGCACGGCCACGAGCTGGGCTACACGCTCTGCAACACGTTGAGAACCAGAGGCGGCCTGGACTTGTTGATGTCGAACTGCGTGGCGAGCGACCAAGAACTGCAATTTTCTTCCGCGAGGCTGCTGGAGCAGTGCTTGACCACCGAGAACAGAGAACACGTGGTCGAGCACGGCCTGGAGAAGGTGGTGAACGTAGCCTGCGTGTGCACCAAGAACGCGAACTCGGTGGACCACTCGAGAGTCGGCACCGGGATCTTGGAGCATCTGTTCAAGCACAGCGAGGGCACCTGCAGCGACGTAATAGGATTGGGCGGGTTGGACGCGGTCCTCTTCGAATGTAGAAAGAACGACGTGGAGACGTTGAGGCACTGCGCCGGCGCTCTGGCGAATCTGTCGCTGTACGGAGGCGCGGAGAACCAGGAGGCGATGATCAAGAGGAAGGTTCCCATGTGGCTGTTCCCTCTCGCGTTCCACAACGACGACAATATCAAGTACTACGCCTGTCTAGCTATCGCCGTGTTGGTAGCCAACAAAGAGATCGAGGCAGCTGTACTGAAGTCGGGCACCTTGGACCTGGTAGAGCCTTTTGTCACCTCGCACAATCCCTACGAGTTTGCTAAGTCGAATCTCGCGCACGCCCATGGCCAAAGCAAGAATTGGCTAGAGAGGCTGGTGCCGGTGCTCAGCTCGAAGCGAGAGGAAGCGAGAAACCTGGCGGCTTTCCATTTCTGCATGGAAGCCGGGATTAAGAAGCAGCAAGGGAATACAGAGATCTTCCGGGCGATCGGTGCCATAGAGCCATTGAAGAAGGTCGCCAGCTGCCCGAACGCTATTGCGTCCAAGTACGCGGCGCAGGCGCTGCGACTGATCGGAGAGGAGATCCCGCATAAGCTGAGCCAGCAGGTTCCCCTCTGGTCCACCGAGGACGTCAGGGAATGGGTGAAGCAGATTGGGTTCGCCGAGTGTGCGCAAAACTTTGTCGACAGCCGGGTCGACGGTGATCTTCTGCTGCAATTGACCGAGGAGAATCTCAAGGAGGACATAGGGCTCACGAACGGCATCAGGAGGAGACGGTTCACCAGGGAGCTGCAGAACCTGAAGAAGATGGCGGACTACAGCAGCCGGGACACCGGCAATCTGAACAATTTCCTCCAGTCTATTGGTCAAGAGTTCTCCATCTACACGTACAGCATGCTCAACGCCGGCGTTGACAAGGACTCCATCAGGAATCTGTCCGAGGATCAGTTGCTGACGGAGTGCGGCATCGCGAACAGTATTCATCGTCTAAGGATACTGGACGCCATTAAAAATATGCAACACAATCAGCTAGGCTCGTCCGAGGATGAATCGCCCGATAAATCGTTGGACGTGTTCGTTAGCTACAGGAGATCGAACGGGTCCCAGTTGGCTAGCTTGTTGAAGGTGCATCTGCAGCTGAGAGGCTTCTCTGTGTTCATCGACGTCGAGAGGCTGGAAGCCGGCAAGTTCGACAACAACTTGCTGCAGAGCATCAGACAGGCGAAACACTTCCTCCTTGTGCTGACGCCCAAGGCTTTGGAAAGGTGTATACAGGACACCGAGTGCAAAGACTGGGTCCATAGG GAAATTGTTGCAGCGCTTCAGTcgcaatgtaatataatacccATCATAGACAATTTCCAATGGCCGGAACCCGAGGAACTCCCTGACGACATGCGCGCAGTTTGCCATTTCAACGGTGTGCGTTGGATCCACGATTACCAAGATGCCTGCGTAGACAAACTTGAAAG GTTTATGCGAGGCGAGATACCAGTTAAGTCGGATATGTCGGGAATTCCTAGAACGATCGCGTCGAAAGACGTGACCCAGCCGAACACACCGTGCAACACGAACATGCGACAGTCCCCTAATTATCAACGAATGCACAGCAACGAGAGCAGGGGCAGCGACAAAGATTCGACAGGTGGGCGGGATTGA